A DNA window from Corynebacterium ciconiae DSM 44920 contains the following coding sequences:
- a CDS encoding choice-of-anchor M domain-containing protein: MRDRHQAHRHRQHPGAVLVASLLCLSLLSGLLMGLPGSAPSATADTAPAAATAMHEGHADFGPVIADGQFALQIRDDTVSPPEWRNPDELVFVLDQSSAQQLPEGDEFAFTGAEPGQSVWVIPQTQKPEVPWLGWNTQSPTLEGVVDGGVTFTYEGHQGPGDFSLFLQDGGLNGPEQVFVNAGDTAFVDLGTHTHANWVFTEPGVHLVKLNVNAGEQTAEAVLRFVVSDSSASEEEITAAASEEWTGPTEETSSGVDGLLLLGIGLFVVAVLIVGAAVWLRRR; the protein is encoded by the coding sequence GTGCGTGATCGTCACCAGGCCCACCGCCATCGGCAGCACCCCGGAGCTGTGCTTGTAGCAAGCCTTCTGTGTCTCAGCCTTCTCAGTGGGCTGCTCATGGGCCTGCCGGGTAGCGCTCCGAGCGCCACTGCCGACACCGCTCCGGCCGCTGCCACCGCGATGCATGAAGGCCACGCTGACTTCGGGCCGGTGATCGCCGATGGTCAGTTTGCCCTGCAGATCAGGGACGATACTGTGTCCCCGCCCGAGTGGCGCAACCCAGATGAACTGGTGTTTGTGCTGGATCAGTCCTCCGCCCAGCAGCTGCCTGAAGGCGATGAGTTCGCCTTTACCGGTGCCGAGCCCGGGCAAAGCGTGTGGGTGATTCCGCAAACTCAAAAGCCCGAGGTGCCCTGGCTGGGGTGGAACACCCAGTCGCCCACTCTCGAAGGCGTAGTGGATGGGGGAGTCACCTTCACCTACGAAGGCCACCAGGGTCCGGGAGATTTCTCCCTCTTCCTCCAAGACGGCGGACTCAACGGCCCTGAGCAGGTGTTTGTGAACGCCGGTGATACCGCCTTCGTGGACCTCGGCACCCACACCCACGCCAACTGGGTGTTCACCGAACCCGGAGTGCACCTGGTCAAGCTGAATGTGAACGCCGGCGAGCAGACCGCCGAGGCGGTATTGCGCTTCGTGGTCTCGGACAGCTCCGCCAGCGAGGAGGAGATCACCGCCGCTGCCTCCGAGGAGTGGACCGGCCCCACCGAGGAGACCAGCTCCGGGGTGGATGGCCTGCTGCTGCTCGGCATCGGGTTGTTCGTTGTGGCCGTGCTCATCGTGGGCGCCGCCGTGTGGCTGCGCCGGAGGTAA
- a CDS encoding metal ABC transporter ATP-binding protein: protein MSNSQSISAAPELPLSLTGITVEYSGHRALDDVSFDVPAGRRVVLLGPNGAGKTTLLRAALGLIRPRSGTVQRTKRTGYVPQHSGFHWDYPVTALDVVATGFTHGLFSRRPAAARERSRAALAAVQLEDKADRPIGDLSGGQRQRVLLARALVNEPELLLLDEPFTGVDVPSQVLITEVVESLEDVGVLMSTHDIPAALATANDVVMLRRRVIAHGGAKMLSSPTVWATTFDIPETSPLIRGYLNHVEVMA, encoded by the coding sequence GTGTCGAATTCGCAGTCCATCTCGGCCGCCCCGGAGCTTCCGCTGAGCCTTACAGGCATCACCGTGGAGTACTCCGGGCACCGAGCGCTGGACGATGTCTCCTTCGACGTGCCGGCCGGCCGCCGAGTGGTGCTGCTCGGGCCCAACGGGGCGGGTAAAACCACCCTGTTGCGCGCCGCGCTCGGGCTGATCCGCCCGCGCAGCGGCACCGTGCAGCGCACAAAACGCACCGGCTATGTGCCCCAGCACTCGGGCTTTCACTGGGACTATCCCGTTACCGCGCTCGATGTGGTGGCCACCGGTTTTACCCACGGCCTATTTTCTAGGCGGCCCGCTGCCGCCCGGGAGCGCAGCCGCGCTGCCCTTGCGGCGGTACAGCTGGAAGACAAAGCAGACCGGCCGATCGGGGATCTCTCCGGCGGCCAGCGCCAACGCGTGCTGCTCGCCCGCGCCCTAGTGAATGAGCCGGAGCTACTGCTGTTGGACGAGCCCTTCACCGGCGTGGATGTGCCCAGCCAAGTGCTCATTACCGAGGTGGTCGAAAGCCTCGAGGATGTCGGTGTACTCATGTCCACCCACGACATCCCCGCGGCACTAGCCACCGCCAATGATGTGGTGATGCTGCGCCGCAGGGTGATCGCCCACGGCGGGGCTAAGATGCTGTCCTCGCCCACGGTGTGGGCCACCACCTTCGACATCCCAGAAACCAGCCCGCTGATTCGCGGCTATCTCAACCACGTGGAGGTGATGGCATGA
- a CDS encoding anchored repeat-type ABC transporter permease subunit has product MISPLDFIADLTNPALAFLPRALLVAALSSALCGLVGTHMVVRGMAFAGDAISHAVFPGLAISFVLGGSLFLGGVIGGVAVAVIIALFAQRRVVGEDSVIGVFFAASFALGLVVLSKSQAYAGSLASFLSGSITGVNTRDIVVTIIAFALIAFVLAVLHHSMVLASLDRDMARAAGVKVLVVDLVLYVAVAGAVVVAVHTVGNILVLALLITPPATARLLVHRLVPMMALSMTCGVISSVIGIYAAWSLDIPAGAAIVLVSTLLFICAWALRPLRALRKV; this is encoded by the coding sequence ATGATCTCCCCGCTCGACTTTATTGCCGACCTCACCAACCCCGCACTGGCCTTCTTGCCCAGAGCACTGCTGGTGGCGGCGCTCAGCTCCGCGCTGTGCGGGCTGGTGGGCACCCACATGGTGGTACGGGGCATGGCCTTCGCCGGCGACGCCATCTCGCACGCAGTGTTTCCCGGTCTGGCCATCTCCTTCGTCCTCGGCGGCTCACTCTTTCTCGGCGGAGTAATCGGCGGAGTGGCGGTGGCAGTGATCATCGCGCTCTTCGCCCAGCGCCGCGTGGTGGGGGAGGACTCCGTGATCGGCGTGTTCTTTGCCGCCTCCTTCGCGCTGGGCCTCGTGGTCTTAAGCAAAAGCCAGGCCTATGCGGGATCCTTGGCGTCATTTCTCTCCGGCTCCATCACCGGCGTCAACACCCGCGACATCGTGGTCACCATCATCGCTTTCGCCCTCATTGCCTTCGTGCTGGCCGTGCTGCACCACAGTATGGTGCTGGCCAGCCTCGACCGTGACATGGCCCGGGCTGCCGGGGTGAAAGTGCTGGTGGTGGACCTGGTGCTGTATGTAGCCGTGGCAGGGGCCGTGGTGGTGGCGGTGCACACCGTGGGCAACATCCTGGTGCTCGCGCTGCTGATCACACCACCGGCTACTGCCCGGCTGCTGGTTCATCGGCTCGTGCCCATGATGGCGCTGTCGATGACCTGCGGCGTGATCTCCTCCGTCATAGGGATCTACGCCGCATGGTCGCTCGATATCCCCGCCGGCGCGGCCATCGTGCTGGTCTCAACTCTTCTCTTCATCTGTGCGTGGGCGCTACGCCCGCTCCGAGCCCTCAGGAAGGTATAA
- a CDS encoding choice-of-anchor M domain-containing protein, which yields MASTHRRTVMLAIVGVVCLLAGLFSPGGAGIRLIADATQPPHRPGKSAVYTSLPEDQRWVNPDGQATDDPHPCAGRDLLYKAHIDAGYVTRNAEGALDVMVVNFANVEPMDQSCMRIPPESYQGKEVSRFVVPDDPNLSFLGAPGSIVWRAPFENYGGQWLPVWAGLGAFDAHHEWEVPNDFVSNSVDLTLADFDGPGEMNIYNYVSSWDRAKRIISSRDLRTTSLDVGGHGHMNWTFSEPGVYRLVWQAQGRHYDGSIERSKPVEQIWLVGEDGQVGLAPGTTKETNGYGITAEEQREEMGLSEPTEEVADPEVQDHASEISAEDAASLVEQAYKSDAGAPISSGDVNLELEYDKANNTVTRRTTRDGEELDNAVIIEVPDNGGRCVDPDDPVLGSLARAAGTRFFWSTGERGGDTPSFSVDTSKLNKEDLNQQEVMVASDVEGPAGMVYALGLGEGDSISPDATNASTRSRPVQLLGQKPHELKYLMSTPGIYSEYGTALVYGKDKSSYGWLEHRFLVGNQVINAWREKAGIDERLPENPIDCSAVTDLTGRDPFASAPGEDDSTTPGDGNEDSEPEVPGDGGDGEETSTPDTTTSEPSEEETSTEEPEPSTSNPEPTAPGDADNGEDSGDTGDNPGADEGTDDEENSDTSDLHRIEAGHLDFALGTIDGQGVAYVRDDSDPTSPVRRDSGTVAIVVPDRAWHDAAKTKHIDGFGEGAYVLPEVQNRHLPWPGLSNESFDFAGVDPDNQTTTFRIADVLAAPEGGRMMMGATENMKLVNQLDTDDLSKALVLNPRTHAHKVFLFNKPGVYEIEYEYSWYDSTGEVQRTPLVVTFEVDAEKAAEGTEPPTAPGDNEDGEETSETTSTTPTTSAKTAPKPVPKPKPTPTTTSKPAPKPSKPAPKPTKPAPKPAPKPGEDADEHGSNEGKESPKAPGTGKGDAPKDKGNATSKPGKKPDVHAVSTPNNTSRGYVPPAGKSGSGATLAAPVRGAGSAAPAPARAALPAPGAKGTPAKGGAAKGTPPKAKGTPAKGKPTPPHAKDSKSRVMPPSDPRTMDQQPGIKKNIAATSATSEFWRGLMLGIGGLSILAALFLFAHTLGRKSAAAASEDDEDTTNNGGNNPINNSW from the coding sequence ATGGCTTCTACTCACCGCCGGACGGTGATGCTCGCGATCGTCGGTGTGGTGTGCCTGCTCGCCGGGCTCTTCTCACCCGGTGGCGCCGGCATCCGACTGATCGCCGATGCCACCCAACCGCCGCACCGCCCCGGCAAAAGCGCGGTGTACACCTCGCTGCCCGAGGATCAGCGCTGGGTGAATCCCGATGGCCAAGCCACCGATGATCCCCACCCCTGCGCCGGGCGGGACCTGTTGTACAAGGCGCATATCGACGCCGGCTACGTCACCCGTAACGCCGAGGGCGCCCTCGACGTGATGGTGGTGAACTTTGCCAACGTCGAGCCCATGGACCAGAGCTGCATGCGCATCCCCCCAGAGAGCTACCAGGGCAAGGAAGTCTCCCGCTTTGTGGTTCCCGATGACCCGAACCTCAGCTTCCTAGGCGCGCCGGGCAGCATCGTGTGGCGTGCACCCTTTGAAAACTACGGCGGCCAGTGGCTGCCGGTGTGGGCGGGTCTCGGCGCTTTCGATGCGCACCACGAGTGGGAGGTGCCCAATGATTTCGTATCCAACTCTGTGGACCTCACCTTGGCCGATTTCGACGGCCCCGGTGAGATGAACATCTATAACTACGTCTCCAGCTGGGACCGTGCGAAGCGCATCATCTCCTCCCGCGATCTGCGCACCACCTCCCTCGACGTGGGCGGACACGGCCACATGAACTGGACCTTCTCCGAGCCTGGCGTGTACCGACTGGTGTGGCAGGCCCAGGGCCGGCACTATGACGGCAGCATCGAGCGCTCCAAGCCTGTGGAACAGATTTGGTTGGTGGGAGAGGACGGCCAGGTGGGTTTGGCCCCTGGCACCACCAAGGAGACCAATGGCTACGGCATAACCGCAGAAGAGCAGCGCGAGGAGATGGGGCTGAGCGAGCCCACCGAGGAGGTGGCCGACCCCGAAGTACAGGATCACGCCTCCGAAATCTCTGCTGAGGATGCCGCGAGCCTCGTCGAGCAAGCATACAAATCTGACGCAGGTGCCCCGATTTCTTCTGGGGATGTGAACCTCGAGCTGGAATACGACAAGGCGAATAACACGGTCACCCGCCGCACCACTCGAGACGGCGAAGAGCTCGACAACGCCGTGATCATCGAGGTACCTGATAACGGCGGACGCTGCGTAGACCCGGATGATCCGGTGTTGGGGTCGCTGGCGCGTGCCGCCGGCACCCGCTTCTTCTGGTCCACCGGCGAGCGCGGCGGCGACACCCCGTCCTTCTCCGTGGACACCTCTAAGCTGAACAAGGAAGACCTCAACCAACAAGAAGTGATGGTGGCCTCCGATGTGGAAGGTCCCGCAGGCATGGTCTATGCCTTAGGCCTAGGCGAGGGGGATTCCATCTCCCCAGATGCCACCAATGCCAGCACCCGTTCCCGCCCCGTGCAGCTGCTGGGCCAAAAGCCCCACGAGCTGAAGTATCTGATGTCCACCCCAGGCATCTACAGCGAGTACGGAACCGCACTGGTGTACGGCAAGGATAAGTCCAGCTACGGCTGGCTGGAACACCGTTTCCTCGTGGGTAACCAGGTGATCAATGCTTGGCGTGAGAAGGCCGGCATCGACGAGCGCCTGCCGGAAAACCCCATCGACTGCAGCGCCGTCACGGACCTCACCGGCCGTGATCCCTTCGCCAGCGCCCCCGGCGAGGATGATTCCACCACCCCGGGCGATGGTAACGAGGACTCCGAGCCTGAGGTCCCTGGCGATGGTGGCGATGGTGAGGAGACCAGCACTCCGGACACGACTACCTCCGAGCCCAGCGAGGAGGAGACGAGCACCGAGGAACCCGAGCCAAGCACGAGCAACCCTGAGCCAACCGCACCGGGTGATGCCGACAACGGCGAGGATTCCGGCGATACCGGTGACAACCCCGGTGCCGATGAGGGTACGGATGATGAGGAGAACTCGGATACCTCGGATCTGCACCGTATCGAGGCAGGCCACCTAGACTTCGCCCTCGGCACCATCGACGGCCAAGGCGTTGCCTATGTGCGGGATGATTCCGACCCCACCTCCCCGGTACGACGCGACTCCGGCACCGTGGCCATCGTGGTGCCTGACCGGGCGTGGCATGATGCCGCCAAGACCAAGCACATCGATGGTTTCGGCGAGGGCGCTTATGTGCTGCCCGAGGTGCAAAACCGCCACCTGCCGTGGCCGGGCCTGTCCAACGAGTCCTTCGACTTTGCGGGAGTGGATCCAGACAATCAGACCACTACGTTCCGCATCGCCGATGTGTTGGCAGCCCCAGAGGGCGGCCGGATGATGATGGGTGCCACCGAGAACATGAAGCTGGTGAACCAGCTCGACACCGATGATCTCTCCAAGGCCCTCGTGCTGAACCCGCGGACGCACGCCCACAAGGTGTTCTTGTTCAACAAGCCCGGCGTCTACGAGATCGAGTACGAGTACTCCTGGTACGACTCCACCGGGGAAGTCCAGCGCACCCCGCTGGTGGTCACCTTCGAGGTAGATGCCGAGAAGGCAGCTGAGGGCACCGAGCCTCCCACGGCTCCCGGTGACAACGAGGATGGCGAGGAGACCTCGGAGACAACCTCCACCACTCCGACTACCTCGGCTAAGACCGCCCCGAAGCCGGTGCCCAAGCCGAAGCCGACGCCTACGACCACCTCGAAGCCCGCTCCCAAGCCGAGCAAGCCCGCTCCCAAGCCCACGAAGCCTGCTCCTAAGCCTGCGCCCAAGCCGGGCGAGGATGCCGATGAGCACGGCTCCAATGAGGGCAAGGAATCGCCTAAGGCTCCCGGCACCGGCAAGGGCGATGCACCGAAGGACAAGGGCAACGCCACGTCGAAGCCCGGCAAGAAGCCGGATGTGCACGCGGTGTCCACGCCGAATAACACCTCCCGCGGCTACGTGCCGCCGGCAGGCAAGTCCGGCAGTGGGGCGACACTTGCCGCACCAGTGCGTGGCGCCGGATCAGCGGCCCCTGCACCGGCCCGCGCCGCACTGCCCGCCCCAGGTGCCAAGGGCACCCCAGCAAAGGGAGGCGCAGCCAAGGGCACCCCGCCGAAGGCGAAGGGTACCCCGGCAAAGGGCAAGCCCACCCCGCCGCATGCCAAGGACTCAAAGTCCCGAGTGATGCCGCCGAGTGATCCGCGCACCATGGATCAACAACCCGGCATTAAGAAGAACATCGCGGCAACCTCTGCCACCTCCGAGTTCTGGCGTGGCCTTATGCTCGGCATCGGAGGCTTAAGCATCCTCGCCGCCCTGTTCCTCTTCGCTCACACTCTGGGGCGCAAGTCGGCAGCAGCAGCCAGCGAGGACGATGAGGACACCACCAACAATGGCGGTAACAACCCCATCAACAACTCCTGGTAA
- a CDS encoding MFS transporter produces the protein MKNKQWLRVALPVFGVAWGGNGFTPMLVHYREQGVLAAVTVDLMLVYYAIGVAIGLLGTGPLSDRFGRRALMLPAPIVALMGSVLIASGEQTAWLMGLGRFCAGIAVGMAMTAGGSWIKELSTPRFDATAKPSSGAMRVAMSLSAGFGLGAGASGLIGQCAPLPGQLPFVFHILLTLAFQPLLFGVQETRQSPRRAAGAIPRSGVFPLRAMFSFRFLFLAAAVAPWVFGTAFVGNAILPQRFQPEMDHPIALTGMFITIVLITGFVVQRGMPLLPAHLRPSLSLGAVVVSMSATVFVVDHLSLLRVAFACVLLGVSYGSCMYTGLSETIEVAVPNELGSLSGVYYSLTYTGMVFPALLTALSGSFTYPQMLGFGAAVAVVLLIVSVWASRRVYRPQRG, from the coding sequence ATGAAGAACAAGCAGTGGTTAAGGGTCGCGCTCCCGGTGTTCGGGGTGGCGTGGGGTGGAAATGGCTTCACGCCGATGCTGGTGCACTACCGCGAGCAGGGAGTGCTGGCCGCCGTCACCGTGGACCTCATGCTGGTGTACTACGCCATCGGTGTGGCCATCGGGCTGCTGGGCACGGGCCCGTTGTCGGATCGCTTCGGCCGGCGAGCACTGATGCTGCCCGCGCCGATTGTGGCTCTCATGGGTTCGGTGCTGATTGCCAGCGGCGAGCAGACCGCTTGGCTGATGGGACTGGGCCGCTTCTGTGCCGGCATTGCTGTGGGTATGGCCATGACCGCCGGCGGTAGCTGGATCAAGGAGCTATCCACCCCGCGTTTCGACGCCACCGCCAAGCCCTCCTCGGGAGCGATGCGCGTGGCGATGTCACTCAGTGCCGGCTTCGGCCTCGGCGCTGGGGCTTCCGGACTGATCGGTCAGTGCGCACCGCTTCCTGGCCAACTGCCCTTTGTTTTCCACATCCTTCTCACCCTCGCCTTCCAGCCGCTGCTCTTCGGGGTGCAGGAGACACGCCAATCGCCGCGCCGAGCTGCGGGTGCGATACCGCGCAGCGGGGTGTTTCCGCTGCGCGCCATGTTCAGCTTCCGCTTCCTCTTCCTCGCCGCCGCCGTGGCGCCGTGGGTGTTCGGCACCGCCTTCGTGGGTAATGCCATCTTGCCGCAGCGTTTCCAGCCAGAGATGGACCATCCCATCGCACTGACCGGCATGTTCATCACTATCGTGCTCATCACGGGCTTCGTGGTGCAGCGCGGTATGCCGCTTCTGCCCGCGCATCTGCGCCCCTCGTTGAGTCTCGGGGCGGTCGTGGTGTCTATGAGCGCCACGGTGTTTGTGGTGGATCACCTCAGCCTGCTGCGCGTGGCCTTTGCTTGTGTGCTGCTGGGCGTGTCCTATGGTTCCTGCATGTACACCGGCCTGTCCGAGACGATCGAGGTGGCCGTCCCCAATGAGCTGGGTAGCCTCTCGGGGGTGTACTACTCGCTCACCTACACAGGCATGGTGTTTCCCGCGCTACTGACCGCGCTGTCAGGAAGTTTCACCTATCCGCAGATGCTCGGGTTTGGTGCCGCGGTGGCGGTGGTGTTGCTCATCGTCAGCGTGTGGGCCTCTCGGAGGGTCTATCGCCCCCAGCGGGGGTAG
- a CDS encoding glycerophosphodiester phosphodiesterase family protein: protein MTLRRSLCALAVGSLVLAGCSDGSNDDASSETRSDASESVTVDASALDVQAHRGGRGEHTEESLVAFSHALDLGVDTLELDIVMSADGVPMVWHDPRIEDDKCADTEPATEGDEQYPYVGKLVHELTYEQLETLRCDKTLEDFPDATPAEDNRIAQLSEVFDLAKEKNPEVAFNIETKIEAENPEESAPPREFVDAILAAADEAGLREKITIQSFDWSSLEIVQEIAPEVPTVALYDETTWTENSPWLGSVSYADAEGDVLTAVQQLGATVVSPGYAVPYGAKAGEDDYHPVATADYVARAHKLGLTVIPWTVNDEATMRDQIEAGVDGLITDYPALLVKVAQDYGWEPKA, encoded by the coding sequence ATGACACTGCGCCGAAGCCTCTGTGCCCTCGCCGTTGGATCGCTCGTCCTCGCCGGATGTTCCGACGGCTCCAACGATGATGCCAGCTCCGAGACCCGTTCCGACGCCTCCGAGTCCGTCACGGTGGACGCCTCCGCCCTCGATGTCCAAGCACATCGCGGCGGCAGGGGAGAGCACACCGAAGAATCCCTCGTGGCGTTTTCCCACGCCCTCGACTTGGGAGTGGACACCCTCGAGCTGGACATCGTGATGAGCGCCGATGGGGTGCCCATGGTGTGGCACGATCCGCGCATCGAAGACGACAAGTGTGCCGATACCGAGCCCGCTACCGAGGGCGATGAGCAGTATCCCTATGTGGGCAAGCTGGTTCACGAGCTGACCTATGAGCAGCTGGAGACGCTGCGCTGCGATAAGACCCTCGAGGACTTCCCCGACGCCACCCCGGCAGAAGACAATAGGATCGCCCAGCTCTCCGAGGTCTTCGACTTGGCCAAGGAGAAGAACCCCGAGGTGGCCTTCAATATTGAGACCAAGATCGAGGCGGAAAATCCGGAGGAGTCGGCTCCGCCGCGCGAGTTCGTAGACGCCATCTTGGCCGCCGCCGATGAGGCTGGGCTGCGGGAGAAGATCACCATCCAGAGCTTCGATTGGTCCAGTCTCGAGATCGTCCAAGAGATCGCCCCAGAGGTGCCCACCGTGGCGCTGTATGACGAGACCACATGGACTGAGAACTCCCCGTGGCTCGGCTCCGTGAGCTACGCCGATGCGGAAGGCGATGTGCTGACTGCGGTGCAGCAGCTCGGTGCCACCGTGGTGAGCCCGGGCTACGCGGTGCCCTATGGCGCAAAGGCTGGGGAGGATGATTACCACCCCGTGGCCACCGCCGACTATGTGGCCCGCGCCCATAAGCTGGGCCTGACCGTGATCCCATGGACCGTCAATGATGAGGCCACCATGCGCGATCAGATCGAGGCCGGTGTGGACGGGTTGATCACCGACTATCCCGCCCTGCTGGTGAAGGTTGCCCAGGACTATGGCTGGGAGCCGAAGGCCTAA
- a CDS encoding PRD domain-containing protein: MSELRIARVLSNNAVVVRDAEGPAHQSKVIVGKGLGFGASIGDIMSRAEVTAAENRQEYVELTAEQEEILTSLGRIDATQLAVISAAIDLAVDVLGELHPSIYVILTEHLSAAIERVDRGELIENTLVNEIKAVFPEAFSAAEVVVHYLNANLDTRDLPLDEAAFITLHLTAARTGDTVKKPLATANAISRAEQLIHRRLGHLRAAEVSVDKRDNSDDSLPIRLRYLLTRLREHNYRHNALASTIARHLPEEWELAEDVIRGLQGAETLDPELRGEIAFLAIYLHGYTH; this comes from the coding sequence ATGTCAGAGCTTCGAATAGCTCGTGTGCTGAGCAATAACGCCGTGGTGGTGCGCGATGCCGAGGGCCCAGCCCACCAATCCAAAGTGATTGTGGGTAAAGGACTTGGCTTCGGCGCCTCTATCGGAGACATCATGTCCCGCGCCGAGGTCACCGCCGCAGAGAATCGCCAAGAATATGTGGAGCTCACCGCGGAGCAGGAGGAAATCCTCACCAGCTTGGGGCGTATCGACGCCACCCAGCTGGCCGTTATCAGCGCCGCCATTGACTTGGCCGTGGATGTGCTGGGGGAATTACACCCCTCCATTTATGTGATTCTCACCGAGCATCTCTCAGCGGCAATTGAGCGCGTCGATCGTGGCGAGCTCATCGAAAATACCCTCGTCAACGAGATCAAAGCGGTATTCCCCGAGGCTTTCTCCGCCGCGGAAGTGGTGGTGCACTACCTCAACGCCAACCTCGACACCCGAGATCTCCCACTGGACGAGGCCGCGTTTATCACCCTTCACCTCACTGCCGCCCGCACGGGTGACACCGTGAAGAAACCCCTGGCCACAGCCAATGCCATATCTCGGGCGGAACAGCTCATTCACCGGCGGCTGGGCCATCTTCGGGCGGCTGAGGTGAGCGTCGATAAGCGCGATAATTCCGATGATTCCCTGCCCATTAGGCTGCGTTATCTCCTCACGCGACTGCGGGAGCACAACTACCGCCATAATGCACTGGCCAGCACCATTGCTCGGCACTTGCCGGAGGAGTGGGAGCTAGCCGAAGACGTGATACGCGGCCTGCAGGGCGCAGAAACGTTGGATCCGGAACTGCGCGGAGAAATCGCATTTCTCGCGATATATCTGCACGGATACACGCACTAA
- the nagE gene encoding N-acetylglucosamine-specific PTS transporter subunit IIBC translates to MNKVMTSLQRLGKALMGAVAVLPVAAILMGIGYWIDPTGWGEDNTFASILISSGSAILDNLGLIFAIAIAFGLAKDSNGAAALAGFIGFATLTKLLGEDAVAVYRGIGDPEELTGQAARDWAAEGWAAVGSKNVLFGIVIGVLAAWVYNRFSGVKLPDFLAFFSGRRLVPILTSFFSIILAGIFYFVWPVIYGVLFNFGTWIQGLGAGGAGVYGFFNRLLIPTGLHHALNSIFWFDVIGIDDIGKFQGGASTIADAAAASDAASCPGIWDGSHCEVVGVIGQYQAGFFPIMMFGLPGAALAIYLRADRKRRKVVGSLMLAGALAAFFTGVTEPLEFSFMFVAPMLYVVHAVLTGISLAIAAAFHWTAGFGFSAGFVDMLLSARNPLANNWWMLLVLGVIYFALYFGIFYFLIGAFNMSTPGRGKDAEVDSDEDDDAGDDDTRATAAKIITALGGAENIDALDYCATRLRVVVKDGEKFEESQLPQNKVLGVIKPSKNSVQIIIGPQVQFVYDEVVRQTPSSVSATGEGED, encoded by the coding sequence ATGAACAAGGTAATGACTTCACTGCAGCGTCTGGGCAAAGCCCTCATGGGCGCTGTGGCCGTCCTCCCAGTGGCGGCAATTCTCATGGGTATCGGTTATTGGATCGACCCCACCGGCTGGGGCGAGGATAATACCTTTGCCTCGATTCTCATTTCCTCCGGAAGTGCGATTCTGGATAATCTCGGCCTGATCTTCGCCATCGCGATCGCCTTCGGCCTAGCCAAGGATTCCAATGGTGCCGCGGCGCTTGCCGGTTTCATCGGCTTTGCCACGCTCACCAAGCTCTTGGGTGAAGACGCCGTGGCCGTCTACCGCGGAATTGGTGATCCCGAGGAACTCACCGGCCAAGCGGCCCGCGACTGGGCCGCCGAAGGCTGGGCTGCCGTGGGCAGCAAGAACGTGCTCTTCGGTATCGTCATCGGTGTGCTCGCCGCCTGGGTGTATAACCGCTTCAGTGGCGTGAAACTACCGGACTTCCTGGCGTTCTTCTCCGGCCGCCGTCTGGTGCCGATTCTCACCTCTTTCTTCTCCATCATCCTTGCCGGCATTTTCTACTTCGTGTGGCCGGTGATCTACGGAGTGCTCTTCAACTTCGGTACCTGGATCCAGGGTCTTGGCGCCGGCGGCGCAGGCGTGTACGGCTTTTTCAACCGTCTGCTCATCCCCACCGGCCTGCACCACGCGCTGAACTCCATCTTCTGGTTCGACGTGATCGGTATCGATGACATCGGCAAGTTCCAGGGCGGTGCATCCACCATCGCTGATGCTGCCGCAGCCAGCGACGCCGCCAGCTGCCCCGGCATCTGGGACGGCAGCCACTGTGAGGTAGTGGGCGTGATCGGCCAGTATCAGGCCGGCTTCTTCCCGATCATGATGTTCGGCCTGCCCGGTGCGGCACTGGCCATCTACTTGCGCGCCGACCGCAAGCGCCGCAAGGTGGTGGGCTCGCTGATGCTGGCCGGCGCCCTGGCCGCCTTCTTCACCGGCGTGACCGAGCCGCTCGAGTTCTCCTTCATGTTCGTTGCCCCCATGCTCTACGTGGTGCACGCGGTACTCACCGGTATCTCCCTGGCGATCGCCGCCGCATTCCACTGGACCGCAGGCTTCGGCTTCTCCGCCGGATTCGTGGACATGCTGCTCTCCGCCCGCAACCCGCTGGCCAATAACTGGTGGATGCTGCTGGTGCTCGGCGTGATCTACTTTGCCCTCTACTTCGGCATCTTCTACTTCCTCATCGGCGCCTTCAACATGTCCACCCCGGGACGCGGTAAGGACGCCGAGGTAGACAGTGACGAGGACGACGATGCCGGCGACGATGACACCCGCGCCACCGCCGCGAAAATCATCACCGCCCTCGGCGGCGCTGAGAATATTGACGCCCTCGATTACTGCGCTACCCGCCTGCGCGTGGTGGTGAAGGATGGCGAGAAATTTGAGGAGTCTCAGCTGCCTCAGAACAAGGTGCTCGGCGTGATTAAGCCCTCCAAGAACTCGGTGCAGATCATCATCGGCCCCCAGGTGCAGTTCGTCTACGACGAAGTTGTGCGCCAGACCCCGAGCAGTGTGAGCGCCACCGGGGAAGGCGAGGACTAG